A section of the Venturia canescens isolate UGA chromosome 11, ASM1945775v1, whole genome shotgun sequence genome encodes:
- the PI31 gene encoding proteasome inhibitor PI31 subunit, with product MASEVNDYFGFELLNKIVEASLSKKEDVIILFTHWYFVKNGFKCIGLGDSKVFDPNTDKGTDFLPDQWNQQPNYSLRYAKDGKLYILVAMKSDANLLINLLRTADNGASSVEFGIEETVKELRGALEALIPEHRTVMNKIRQDLVEPLNSPAGREISTQTRGRTESPEERRRQPIDDDPLRVRPERVPREPWPAYDPRNVGRSDLDPFSRERGGMIFDPFAERRGPGGGVGPLGGFPPGGLGVPGRLPPGAVPPGARFDPFGPPDIGGGMRRPPRDPDADHLPPGFDDMFM from the exons ATGGCGAGTGAGGTGAACGATTATTTTGGCTTTGAattgttgaataaaatcgTCGAAGCTTCACTGAGCAAAAAAGAGGACGTCATcattcttttcactcattggTACTTCGTGAAAAATGGATTCAAGTGCATCGGCCTCGGAGATTCA AAGGTTTTCGATCCGAACACCGACAAAGGTACAGATTTCCTTCCGGACCAATGGAACCAACAACCAAATTATTCTTTACGCTATGCCAAGGATGGCAAACTTTATATCCTCGTTGCCATGAAATCTGACGCTAATCTCTTGATCAATCTTTTG AGAACAGCGGACAACGGAGCATCCAGCGTTGAATTTGGGATCGAGGAGACGGTGAAAGAGCTGCGTGGTGCGTTGGAAGCTTTGATTCCAGAGCATCGGACAGTCATGAACAAAATTCGTCAAGACCTGGTTGAACCTTTGAACAGTCCGGCAGGACGAGAAATATCGACACAAACGAGAGGAAGAACAGAATCGCCGGAGGAGAGACGTCGTCAGCCAATCGATGACGATCCTCTGCGGGTACGACCGGAGCGGGTCCCTCGTGAACCTTG GCCCGCTTACGATCCTCGGAACGTTGGAAGATCCGATCTGGACCCCTTTTCACGCGAGCGTGGCGGAATGATCTTCGATCCTTTTGCTGAAAGACGTGGCCCCGGAGGCGGTGTTGGACCACTCGGTGGCTTTCCACCAGGCGGCTTGGGAGTTCCAGGAAGATTGCCACC CGGAGCTGTTCCACCAGGAGCGCGATTCGATCCTTTCGGCCCTCCGGACATCGGGGGTGGTATGCGAAGACCACCACGAGACCCAGACGCCGATCATTTGCCTCCAGGCTTCGATGACATGTTCATGtga
- the LOC122417841 gene encoding speckle-type POZ protein-like, translated as MFSPIRNPYNPMGYPTQYPSIQRANNEPGMYNTICASNPSNWGNKNQDIAVNSSVSEIPKSQSSPHQISTSQAMKSMKALYEKKTFSDVTFVFDDKKLLAHKAVLAVRSEVFEAMFSSKMKEDTSSVEIFDTKAEIFEEFLKYLYIGEFNNLKNKDEEMLFLADKYQICELKKLCEDYMLINICENNVVKYLLVADKYCCVALKKKALDTLEKSAGALKRAIMSGNTATLMILKEVFDKNCSLTKE; from the coding sequence ATGTTTTCGCCTATCCGCAACCCTTATAATCCAATGGGATATCCGACACAATATCCAAGCATACAACGAGCAAACAATGAACCAGGAATGTATAATACTATTTGTGCAAGCAATCCGAGTAATTGGGGCAACAAGAACCAAGACATCGCAGTGAATTCTTCTGTCTCCGAAATTCCCAAATCTCAAAGCTCTCCCCATCAAATATCGACAAGCCAAGCTATGAAAAGCATGAAAGCTTTATATGAGAAGAAGACATTTAGCGATGTAACTTTTGTGtttgatgataaaaaattacttGCTCATAAAGCTGTCCTTGCGGTAAGGAGCGAAGTTTTTGAAGCAATGTTTTCAAGCAAAATGAAAGAAGATACAAGCagtgttgaaatttttgacacAAAAGCCGAGATATTTGAGGAATTTCTTAAGTATTTGTACATCGgggaattcaataatttgaaaaacaaggaTGAAGAAATGTTGTTCTTGGCAGACAAATATCAAATTtgcgagttgaaaaaattgtgcgaAGATTATATGTTGATAAATATCTGTGAAAACAACGTTGTAAAGTACCTTCTCGTTGCGGATAAGTATTGTTGCGTcgcattgaagaaaaaagctcTTGACACCCTTGAAAAGAGTGCCGGTGCACTGAAACGAGCAATTATGAGTGGAAACACCGCAACTTTGATGATTTTGAAAGAGGTTTTTGACAAGAATTGTTCTCTCACAAAGGAGTAA
- the LOC122417840 gene encoding BTB and MATH domain-containing protein 43-like, with translation MISQQCAGTQNRSAYLLHYTSIKANDQYFTDFTWNLCDWSLLYDTIYSQGLLSDSFPLNGIDKCTCQLSFKPKNPEKLLAIEFSDSSRFLAMKIQIFINEEQQFESCYSRPVSRIIYPQELKLSLEKKGLDLLLKSNFGNRSDIIKNIIVKFSISKMPEYQSVLRQIPATGVIQSTKALYEKKTLSDVTFVFDDKELLAHKAVLAVRSEVFEAMFLSDMKEKDTSRVEIVDTKAKIFEEFLKYLYTGELNDLKNKSEEILLLADKYQVCELKDMCENFFLENISEENVMEYLIVADKYRCTSLKKKATNILQNSANVLKRAIMSESSKTLSILKEALAKEDCSPE, from the coding sequence ATGATTTCTCAACAGTGCGCAGGGACTCAAAATAGATCGGCATATTTGTTACACTACACCAGCATAAAAGCGAACGATCAATACTTTACAGATTTTACATGGAATTTGTGTGATTGGTCTTTGTTGTACGACACAATCTATTCCCAAGGACTGCTATCTGATTCTTTCCCTCTTAACGGAATAGATAAGTGTACTTGCCAGTTGTCCTTCAAACCAAAGAATCCAGAAAAGTTATTAGCGATTGAGTTTTCTGATTCTTCACGTTTTTTGGCAATGaaaattcagatttttatCAATGAAGAACAACAATTTGAGAGTTGTTATTCACGCCCAGTTTCCAGGATTATTTATCCCCAAGAATTAAAGTTATcactggaaaaaaaaggattggaTCTTCTGTTAAAAAGCAATTTTGGTAATCGGTCcgatataataaaaaacatcATAGTGAAGTTTTCCATCTCCAAAATGCCCGAATATCAAAGCGTTCTCCGGCAAATACCGGCAACGGGAGTTATACAAAGCACGAAAGCTTTATATGAGAAGAAGACACTTAGTGATGTAACTTTTGTATTCGATGATAAAGAATTACTTGCTCATAAAGCTGTCCTCGCAGTAAGGAGCGAAGTTTTTGAAGCAATGTTTTTAAGCGAcatgaaagagaaagatacaAGCAGAGTTGAAATTGTTGACACAAAAGCCAAAATCTTCGAAGAATTTCTCAAGTATTTGTACACTGGGGAATTgaacgatttgaaaaataagtctGAAGAAATATTGTTGTTAGCAGACAAATATCAGGTTTGCGAGTTGAAAGATATGtgcgaaaattttttcttggaaAATATTTCTGAAGAAAACGTTATGGAATACCTTATTGTTGCGGATAAGTATCGTTGCACctcattgaagaaaaaagctaCCAACATCCTTCAAAACAGTGCCAATGTATTGAAACGAGCTATCATGAGTGAAAGCTCCAAGACTTTATCGATTTTGAAAGAGGCGTTAGCCAAGGAAGATTGTTCCCCTGAATAG
- the LOC122417836 gene encoding BTB/POZ and MATH domain-containing protein 1-like: MISRQCAGSESRAAYLSHSIRMEANDQHFTDFTWILCDWSLLYDTTYSQGLLSDSFPLRGIESDKCTCQLSFKPKNLKNCLGIEFSDSSHFLAMKIQVFINNEQQFEKCYLHPVPRIIYPPGLKLSLEKKSLDDLLKNIYGGRNDKTNQIEVKFSISKIPEYHQSVLRQIPTTNVIRSSEALYEKKAFCDVTFVFDDKELPAHKVVLALRSEVFEAMFLSDMKEKDTSTVEIVDTKAEIFEEFLKYLYTGELNDLENKAEEMLLLADKYQVGELKDMCENFFLDNISEVNVIKNLIVADKYRCATLKKKATNILQINANVLKQAIMSESSETLSILKEVLAKEDCSPE, from the coding sequence ATGATTTCTCGTCAGTGCGCAGGGTCTGAAAGTAGAGCGGCATATTTGTCACACTCCATCAGGATGGAAGCGAACGATCAACACTTTACAGATTTTACGTGGATTTTGTGTGATTGGTCTTTGTTATACGACACAACGTATTCCCAAGGACTGCTATCTGATTCTTTCCCTCTTAGAGGAATAGAATCAGATAAGTGTACTTGCCAGTTGTCCTTCAAACCAAAGaatctgaaaaattgtttaggGATTGAGTTTTCTGattcttcccattttttggcaatgaaaattcaagttttcatCAATAACGAACAACAATTTGAGAAATGTTATTTGCACCCAGTACCCAGGATTATTTATCCCCCAGGATTGAAGTTATCACTTGAAAAGAAAAGTTTGGATGATCtattaaaaaacatttatggTGGTCGGAATGATAAAACGAATCAAATCGAAGTGAAGTTTTCCATCTCTAAAATACCCGAATATCATCAAAGCGTTCTCCGCCAAATACCGACAACAAATGTTATACGAAGTTCAGAAGCTTTATATGAGAAGAAGGCATTTTGTGATGTAACTTTCGTATTCGATGATAAAGAGTTACCTGCTCATAAAGTTGTCCTCGCACTACGAAGCGAAGTTTTCGAAGCAATGTTTTTAAGCGAcatgaaagagaaagatacaAGCACAGTTGAAATTGTTGACACAAAAGCCGAAATCTTCGAAGAATTTCTCAAGTATTTGTACACTGGGGAATTGAATGATTTGGAAAATAAGGCTGAAGAAATGTTGTTATTGGCAGACAAATATCAGGTTGGCGAGTTGAAAGATATGtgcgaaaattttttcttggatAATATTTCTGAAGTAAACGTTATAAAGAACCTTATTGTTGCGGATAAGTATCGTTGCGCCacattaaagaaaaaagctACGAACATCCTTCAAATCAATGCCAATGTATTGAAACAAGCTATCATGAGTGAAAGCTCCGAGACTTTATCGATTTTGAAAGAGGTGTTAGCCAAGGAAGATTGTTCCCCTGAATAG
- the LOC122417837 gene encoding BTB and MATH domain-containing protein 43-like: MISHRFTACANEPEYLGHSTEIEANKQYITRVTWITWILHNWSLLYDETYSQGLLSDSFSLEGMDECTCQLSFKSKNRKNVLAIEFSDSSHFLAMNIQIFINGREKFESSYLQPVPKIIYPPGLEISPGQKKNIHLFEDKLFFHRDATNKITGRFSISKIPKFQILPHQISTMEVIRSMKALYEKKTLSDVTFVIDDKELPAHKAVLAVRSEVFEAMFLSEMKEKDTSRVEIVDAKAEIFEEFLKYLYTGELNDLKNKVGEMLFLADKYQVCKLKEMCENCMLRDVCEKNVAQYLLFADKHCCVTLKKKALDILQNSVDAMRRVIMSENPEALKILKEAIAKDSFLKE, encoded by the coding sequence ATGATTTCGCATCGGTTTACGGCGTGTGCGAACGAGCCGGAATATTTAGGACACTCTACAGAAATAGAAGCAAACAAGCAATACATCACTCGAGTTACATGGATTACATGGATTTTGCATAATTGGTCTCTGCTGTATGACGAGACATATTCTCAAGGATTGTTATCTGATTCCTTCTCTCTTGAGGGAATGGATGAGTGTACTTGCCAGTTGTCCTTCAAATCGAAGAATCGCAAAAATGTTCTAGCTATTGAGTTTTCAGATTCTTCACATTTTTTGGCAATGAATATTCAGATTTTTATCAATGGACgagaaaaatttgagagtagTTATTTGCAACCAGTTCCAAAGATTATATATCCCCCAGGGCTTGAGATATCACctggacaaaaaaaaaatattcatcttTTTGaagacaaattattttttcatagagaTGCAACGAACAAAATCACAGGGAGGTTTTCTATCTCCAAAATTCCCAAATTTCAAATCTTGCCCCATCAAATATCGACAATGGAAGTTATACGGAGCATGAAAGCTTTATATGAGAAAAAGACACTGAGCGATGTAACTTTCGTCATCGATGATAAAGAATTACCTGCTCATAAAGCTGTCCTCGCGGTACGGAGCGAAGTTTTTGAAGCAATGTTTTTAAGCgaaatgaaagagaaagatacgAGCAGAGTCGAAATTGTTGACGCAAAAGCTGAAATCTTTGAGGAATTTCTCAAGTATTTGTACACTGGGGAATtgaatgatttgaaaaataaggttGGAGAAATGTTGTTTTTGGCAGACAAATATCAGGTTTGCAAGTTGAAAGAAATGTGTGAAAATTGTATGTTGAGAGACgtctgtgaaaaaaatgttgcacaGTACCTTCTCTTTGCGGATAAGCATTGTTGCGTcacattgaagaaaaaagctcTTGACATTCTTCAAAATAGTGTCGATGCTATGAGACGAGTAATTATGAGTGAAAATCCCGAAGCTTTAAAGATTTTGAAAGAGGCGATCGCCAAAGACAGTTTTCTCAAGGAGTAA
- the PRL-1 gene encoding protein tyrosine phosphatase type IVA 1, whose translation MSNMRVKDIRPAPAEIDYKNMKFLITDRPNDQTIHTFIQELKKHNVKEVVRVCEPTYKVEELKEEGINVLDLVFDDGTFPPNEVVDEWFELLKNRFRETPEACVAVHCVAGLGRAPVLVALALIELGLKYEDAVALIREKRRGAINAKQLAYLEKYRPKSRLKLKNGQKNSCCVQ comes from the exons ATGAGCAACATGAGGGTCAAAGACATTAGACCGGCACCTGCCGAGAttgactacaaaaatatgaagttCCTCATCACCGATCGGCCCAATGATCAGACCATCCATACCTTTATTCAA GAACTGAAAAAGCACAATGTCAAGGAGGTCGTTAGAGTCTGTGAACCAACGTACAAAGTTGAGGAACTCAAGGAAGAGGGAATCAATGTCCTAGATTTGGTCTTCGACGACGGAACTTTTCCACCGAACGAG GTGGTTGATGAGTGGTTCGAgctattgaaaaatcgattccgcGAGACACCCGAAGCATGCGTCGCCGTACATTGCGTCGCCGGGCTTGGAAGAGCGCCCGTACTTGTTGCTCTCGCTCTCATCGAGCTTGGCCTCAAGTACGAGGACGCGGTCGCTCTAATCAGAGA GAAACGAAGAGGAGCGATAAACGCCAAGCAATTGGCCTACCTGGAAAAATATCGTCCGAAGTCTCGACTGAAGCTGAAAAACGGACAGAAGAATTCCTGCTGCGTCCAGTAG
- the LOC122417838 gene encoding TD and POZ domain-containing protein 4-like, with protein sequence MISGRYSGNYGLSYLEHTTEMAVENQSLTEFKWILRDWSLLYDTTYSQGLLSDSFPLDGIDECTCQLSFKPKNLKNLLAIEFSDSSRFLAMKIQITINTVKQFERCYSHPVPRIIYPPGLEISLEKKELDVLLKDGLNYLGDTSRYITVKFLIFKFPTFQSFPRQIPTTKVIRSSETLYEKKTFSDVTFVFDDKELPAHKVVLALRSKVFEAMFLSDMKEKDTSTVEIVDTTAEIFEEFLKYLYTGELNDLKNKVEEMLLLADKYQVCELKDLCENFLLENISEGNVIKNFFVADKYRCATLKKKALNILEKSANALKQAIMSEDFETLMILKEVLAKKDCSSLKK encoded by the coding sequence ATGATTTCTGGTCGGTACTCGGGGAATTATGGACTATCATATTTGGAACACACTACAGAAATGGCAGTGGAAAACCAATCTcttacagagtttaaatggattTTGCGTGATTGGTCTCTGCTGTACGACACGACGTATTCCCAAGGGTTGTTATCTGATTCGTTCCCCCTTGACGGAATAGATGAGTGCACTTGCCAGTTGTCCTTCAAACCAAAGAATCTCAAAAATCTTCTAGCTATTGAGTTTTCAGATTCTTCACGTTTTTTGGCAATGAAAATTCAGATTACTATCAATACAGTAAAACAATTTGAGAGATGTTATTCGCATCCAGTTCCCAGGATTATTTATCCCCCAGGGCTTGAGAtatcacttgaaaaaaaagaattggaTGTTCTTTTAAAAGATGGTCTAAATTATTTGGGTGACACATCGAGATATATCACGGTGAAGTTTCTCATCTTCAAATTTCCCACATTTCAAAGCTTTCCCCGCCAAATACCAACAACAAAAGTTATACGAAGCTCAGAAACTTTATATGAGAAGAAGACATTTAGTGATGTAACTTTTGTATTTGATGATAAAGAGTTACCTGCTCATAAAGTTGTCCTCGCACTACGAAGCAAAGTTTTCGAAGCAATGTTTTTAAGCGAcatgaaagagaaagatacgAGCACAGTTGAAATTGTTGATACAACAGCTGAGATCTTTGAGGAATTTCTCAAGTACTTGTACACTGGGGAATtgaatgatttgaaaaataaagttgaaGAAATGTTGTTGTTGGCAGACAAATATCAGGTTTGCGAGTTGAAAGATTTGtgcgaaaattttttgttggaaaatatttctgaaggaaacgtcatcaaaaactttttcgttgcGGATAAGTATCGTTGCGCcacgttgaagaaaaaagctcTTAACATACTTGAAAAAAGTGCCAATGCATTGAAACAAGCAATTATGAGTGAAGACTTCGAGACTTTAATGATTTTGAAAGAGGTGTTGGCCAAAAAGGATTGTTCCTCCTTGAAAAAGTAA